A section of the Salmo salar chromosome ssa05, Ssal_v3.1, whole genome shotgun sequence genome encodes:
- the LOC106604732 gene encoding PDZ domain-containing protein 11 isoform X1, with translation MIIAYVFFEPIGFETMDQKIPYDDYQLPVVFLPSYESPPAWIAPQERIHHPDYNNELTQFLPRTIVLKKPPGAQLGFNIRGGKASQLGIFISKVVPDSDAHRAGLQEGDQVLSVNEVDFQDIEHSRAVEILKTAREILMRVRFFPYNYQRQKERTVH, from the exons ATGATCATTGCCTATGTCTTTTTTGAACCAATAGGTTTTGAAACCATGGACCAAAAGATCCCATATGATGACTACCAACTCCCTGTGGTCTTTTTACCTTCTTATGAGAGTCCCCCGGCATGGATAGCCCCTCAGGAG CGGATCCACCATCCTGACTACAACAATGAGCTGACCCAGTTCCTGCCACGCACCATTGTGTTGAAGAAACCTCCAGGGGCACAGCTAGGCTTCAACATCCGTGGGGGAAAGGCCTCCCAGCTGGGCATCTTCAtctccaag GTGGTCCCAGATTCGGACGCCCACAGGGCAGGTCTCCAGGAGGGAGATCAGGTGCTGTCTGTCAATGAGGTGGACTTCCAGGACATAGAGCACTCGAGG GCTGTAGAGATTCTGAAGACTGCCAGGGAGATTCTGATGAGGGTGCGCTTCTTTCCCTACA ACTaccagagacagaaggagaggactGTGCACTAG
- the LOC106604731 gene encoding glycerophosphoinositol inositolphosphodiesterase GDPD2 isoform X2, translating to MMSEDSCGRICCRVMYSCNWKHPSERKRKCSCCWLSVLTAVSLLTLFWMYVCLMAFNDREDVNWKAFSIFKLWVNWFMVLIVIAAVLTIYCILLLVFALVQLALKEPLDLHCLHKLFLFLGVVFIALGTTGISLQWKKEWHTVLLSLQATAPFLQMGGVGALTLVSCLVFQCFHRTRRIASKILIMVVFAGVSVAIFLSPLLIQSPCLVEEKQLPPKPALIGHRGAPMLTPENTLMSFRRSVGCDVIAFETDVQLSKDRVPYLMHDHGSHFLRRTTDVLHKFPGKDFNHSTNLTWEELQELNAGDWFLKMDPFRSVSQLSEQEKKTAGNQSVPSLLQLLDLAKTHNTSVIFDLKNDDNNDAIDTVNTILKSGIPQDLILWLPPKHRVDVREVAPGFIQVYNNVTDMDLDRGDHLNVKYSALSATEIGELRSRNVSVNLWVVNEPWLFSLLWCSGANSVTTNACSLLQDMTQPDWTMRPDRYRMIWIIVDLGSLLIMVTLFILQREREAKKGFSGWKQRELSRFLPSE from the exons ATGATGTCTGAGGACAGCTGTGGCCGAATATGCTGCAGGGTAATGTATAGCTGCAACTGGAAGCACCCCAGTGAGAGGAAACGAAAA TGTTCCTGCTGCTGGTTGTCGGTCCTTACCGCTGTGTCCCTGCTCACTCTCTTCtggatgtatgtctgtctgatgGCTTTCAATGACCGTGAGGATGTCAACTG GAAGGCCTTTTCCATTTTTAAACTGTGGGTGAACTGGTTCATGGTGCTGATCGTTATCGCTGCTGTACTGACCATCTACTGCATCCTGTTACTG GTCTTTGCACTGGTCCAACTTGCCTTGAAAGAGCCTTTAGACTTACACTGTCTACACAAG TTGTTCCTGTTTTTAGGCGTGGTCTTCATCGCCCTGGGCACCACTGGAATAAGTCTACAGTGGAAAAAAGAGTGGCACACTGTTCTCCTGTCACTACAG GCCACAGCTCCATTCCTACAGATGGGAGGGGTTGGAGCCCTGACCTTGGTAAGCTGCCTGGTGTTCCAGTGTTTCCATAGGACCCGCAGAATAG CCTCTAAGATCCTCATCATGGTAGTGTTTGCTGGCGTGTCGGTGGCAATCTTCCTCAGCCCCCTCCTCATCCAATCCCCTTGTCTGGTGGAGGAGAAACAGCTGCCCCCTAAACCTGCCCTCATTGGTCATCGCGGAGCACCAATG CTAACCCCAGAGAACACCCTGATGTCGTTCAGGAGGAGTGTGGGGTGCGACGTGATCGCCTTTGAGACGGACGTGCAGCTCAG TAAGGACAGAGTTCCTTACCTGATGCATGACCACGGAAGCCATTTCCTGAGGAGGACTACAGATGTTCTACATAAGTTCCCTGGGAAAGACTTCAACCACAGCACAAACCTCACCTGGGAGGAGCTACAGGAATTAAACGCTGGTGATTGGTTCCTGAAG ATGGATCCGTTCCGCTCAGTCTCCCAGCTCTCAGAGCAGGAGAAGAAGACAGCTGGGAACCAGAGTGTTCCCTCCCTTCTGCAGTTGCTGGACCTAGCCAAGACTCATAACACCTCTGTCATCTTTGACCTAAAAAATGACGACAACAATGACGCTATCGACACTGTGAACACCATCCTCAAATCTGGCATCCCCCAAGACCTG ATCCTCTGGCTTCCCCCCAAACACAGGGTGGATGTGAGGGAGGTCGCACCAGGGTTCATACAGGTCTACAACAATGTGACTGATATGGACCTTGACAGAGGAGACCATCTGAATGTCAAATACAGTGCGTTGAGTGCCACAGAGATTGG GGAGCTTCGTAGCAGGAATGTGTCAGTGAACCTGTGGGTGGTGAATGAGCCATGGCTCTTCTCTCTGCTCTGGTGCTCGGGGGCCAACTCTGTGACCACCAACGCCTGCTCCCTCCTACAGGACATGACCCAGCCTGACTGGACAATG AGACCTGATAGATACAGAATGATATGGATCATAGTGGACCTGGGGTCATTGCTCATAATGGTCACACTGTTCATTTTACAGAG GGAAAGAGAAGCAAAGAAAGGATTTTCCGGCTGGAAACAGAGAGAACTGTCCCGCTTCTTACCCTCTGAATAG
- the LOC106604732 gene encoding PDZ domain-containing protein 11 isoform X2: MDQKIPYDDYQLPVVFLPSYESPPAWIAPQERIHHPDYNNELTQFLPRTIVLKKPPGAQLGFNIRGGKASQLGIFISKVVPDSDAHRAGLQEGDQVLSVNEVDFQDIEHSRAVEILKTAREILMRVRFFPYNYQRQKERTVH; encoded by the exons ATGGACCAAAAGATCCCATATGATGACTACCAACTCCCTGTGGTCTTTTTACCTTCTTATGAGAGTCCCCCGGCATGGATAGCCCCTCAGGAG CGGATCCACCATCCTGACTACAACAATGAGCTGACCCAGTTCCTGCCACGCACCATTGTGTTGAAGAAACCTCCAGGGGCACAGCTAGGCTTCAACATCCGTGGGGGAAAGGCCTCCCAGCTGGGCATCTTCAtctccaag GTGGTCCCAGATTCGGACGCCCACAGGGCAGGTCTCCAGGAGGGAGATCAGGTGCTGTCTGTCAATGAGGTGGACTTCCAGGACATAGAGCACTCGAGG GCTGTAGAGATTCTGAAGACTGCCAGGGAGATTCTGATGAGGGTGCGCTTCTTTCCCTACA ACTaccagagacagaaggagaggactGTGCACTAG
- the LOC106604731 gene encoding glycerophosphoinositol inositolphosphodiesterase GDPD2 isoform X1 translates to MMSEDSCGRICCRVMYSCNWKHPSERKRKVSTVVDPDLDFCVEYSYRTYIKIINIFGTNFRYITIIILNFGLYTVIPCSCFSDFSQCSCCWLSVLTAVSLLTLFWMYVCLMAFNDREDVNWKAFSIFKLWVNWFMVLIVIAAVLTIYCILLLVFALVQLALKEPLDLHCLHKLFLFLGVVFIALGTTGISLQWKKEWHTVLLSLQATAPFLQMGGVGALTLVSCLVFQCFHRTRRIASKILIMVVFAGVSVAIFLSPLLIQSPCLVEEKQLPPKPALIGHRGAPMLTPENTLMSFRRSVGCDVIAFETDVQLSKDRVPYLMHDHGSHFLRRTTDVLHKFPGKDFNHSTNLTWEELQELNAGDWFLKMDPFRSVSQLSEQEKKTAGNQSVPSLLQLLDLAKTHNTSVIFDLKNDDNNDAIDTVNTILKSGIPQDLILWLPPKHRVDVREVAPGFIQVYNNVTDMDLDRGDHLNVKYSALSATEIGELRSRNVSVNLWVVNEPWLFSLLWCSGANSVTTNACSLLQDMTQPDWTMRPDRYRMIWIIVDLGSLLIMVTLFILQREREAKKGFSGWKQRELSRFLPSE, encoded by the exons ATGATGTCTGAGGACAGCTGTGGCCGAATATGCTGCAGGGTAATGTATAGCTGCAACTGGAAGCACCCCAGTGAGAGGAAACGAAAAGTGAGTACTGTTGTTGACCCAGATTTAGATTTTTGTGTAGAATATAGCTATAGAACATACATTAAGATTATTAACATTTTTGGTACTAACTTCCGATACATTACCATCATTATCCTCAACTTTGGTTTATATACTGTAATTCCATGTAGTTGTTTTAGTGACTTTTCCCAG TGTTCCTGCTGCTGGTTGTCGGTCCTTACCGCTGTGTCCCTGCTCACTCTCTTCtggatgtatgtctgtctgatgGCTTTCAATGACCGTGAGGATGTCAACTG GAAGGCCTTTTCCATTTTTAAACTGTGGGTGAACTGGTTCATGGTGCTGATCGTTATCGCTGCTGTACTGACCATCTACTGCATCCTGTTACTG GTCTTTGCACTGGTCCAACTTGCCTTGAAAGAGCCTTTAGACTTACACTGTCTACACAAG TTGTTCCTGTTTTTAGGCGTGGTCTTCATCGCCCTGGGCACCACTGGAATAAGTCTACAGTGGAAAAAAGAGTGGCACACTGTTCTCCTGTCACTACAG GCCACAGCTCCATTCCTACAGATGGGAGGGGTTGGAGCCCTGACCTTGGTAAGCTGCCTGGTGTTCCAGTGTTTCCATAGGACCCGCAGAATAG CCTCTAAGATCCTCATCATGGTAGTGTTTGCTGGCGTGTCGGTGGCAATCTTCCTCAGCCCCCTCCTCATCCAATCCCCTTGTCTGGTGGAGGAGAAACAGCTGCCCCCTAAACCTGCCCTCATTGGTCATCGCGGAGCACCAATG CTAACCCCAGAGAACACCCTGATGTCGTTCAGGAGGAGTGTGGGGTGCGACGTGATCGCCTTTGAGACGGACGTGCAGCTCAG TAAGGACAGAGTTCCTTACCTGATGCATGACCACGGAAGCCATTTCCTGAGGAGGACTACAGATGTTCTACATAAGTTCCCTGGGAAAGACTTCAACCACAGCACAAACCTCACCTGGGAGGAGCTACAGGAATTAAACGCTGGTGATTGGTTCCTGAAG ATGGATCCGTTCCGCTCAGTCTCCCAGCTCTCAGAGCAGGAGAAGAAGACAGCTGGGAACCAGAGTGTTCCCTCCCTTCTGCAGTTGCTGGACCTAGCCAAGACTCATAACACCTCTGTCATCTTTGACCTAAAAAATGACGACAACAATGACGCTATCGACACTGTGAACACCATCCTCAAATCTGGCATCCCCCAAGACCTG ATCCTCTGGCTTCCCCCCAAACACAGGGTGGATGTGAGGGAGGTCGCACCAGGGTTCATACAGGTCTACAACAATGTGACTGATATGGACCTTGACAGAGGAGACCATCTGAATGTCAAATACAGTGCGTTGAGTGCCACAGAGATTGG GGAGCTTCGTAGCAGGAATGTGTCAGTGAACCTGTGGGTGGTGAATGAGCCATGGCTCTTCTCTCTGCTCTGGTGCTCGGGGGCCAACTCTGTGACCACCAACGCCTGCTCCCTCCTACAGGACATGACCCAGCCTGACTGGACAATG AGACCTGATAGATACAGAATGATATGGATCATAGTGGACCTGGGGTCATTGCTCATAATGGTCACACTGTTCATTTTACAGAG GGAAAGAGAAGCAAAGAAAGGATTTTCCGGCTGGAAACAGAGAGAACTGTCCCGCTTCTTACCCTCTGAATAG
- the LOC106604731 gene encoding glycerophosphoinositol inositolphosphodiesterase GDPD2 isoform X3, which produces MYVCLMAFNDREDVNWKAFSIFKLWVNWFMVLIVIAAVLTIYCILLLVFALVQLALKEPLDLHCLHKLFLFLGVVFIALGTTGISLQWKKEWHTVLLSLQATAPFLQMGGVGALTLVSCLVFQCFHRTRRIASKILIMVVFAGVSVAIFLSPLLIQSPCLVEEKQLPPKPALIGHRGAPMLTPENTLMSFRRSVGCDVIAFETDVQLSKDRVPYLMHDHGSHFLRRTTDVLHKFPGKDFNHSTNLTWEELQELNAGDWFLKMDPFRSVSQLSEQEKKTAGNQSVPSLLQLLDLAKTHNTSVIFDLKNDDNNDAIDTVNTILKSGIPQDLILWLPPKHRVDVREVAPGFIQVYNNVTDMDLDRGDHLNVKYSALSATEIGELRSRNVSVNLWVVNEPWLFSLLWCSGANSVTTNACSLLQDMTQPDWTMRPDRYRMIWIIVDLGSLLIMVTLFILQREREAKKGFSGWKQRELSRFLPSE; this is translated from the exons atgtatgtctgtctgatgGCTTTCAATGACCGTGAGGATGTCAACTG GAAGGCCTTTTCCATTTTTAAACTGTGGGTGAACTGGTTCATGGTGCTGATCGTTATCGCTGCTGTACTGACCATCTACTGCATCCTGTTACTG GTCTTTGCACTGGTCCAACTTGCCTTGAAAGAGCCTTTAGACTTACACTGTCTACACAAG TTGTTCCTGTTTTTAGGCGTGGTCTTCATCGCCCTGGGCACCACTGGAATAAGTCTACAGTGGAAAAAAGAGTGGCACACTGTTCTCCTGTCACTACAG GCCACAGCTCCATTCCTACAGATGGGAGGGGTTGGAGCCCTGACCTTGGTAAGCTGCCTGGTGTTCCAGTGTTTCCATAGGACCCGCAGAATAG CCTCTAAGATCCTCATCATGGTAGTGTTTGCTGGCGTGTCGGTGGCAATCTTCCTCAGCCCCCTCCTCATCCAATCCCCTTGTCTGGTGGAGGAGAAACAGCTGCCCCCTAAACCTGCCCTCATTGGTCATCGCGGAGCACCAATG CTAACCCCAGAGAACACCCTGATGTCGTTCAGGAGGAGTGTGGGGTGCGACGTGATCGCCTTTGAGACGGACGTGCAGCTCAG TAAGGACAGAGTTCCTTACCTGATGCATGACCACGGAAGCCATTTCCTGAGGAGGACTACAGATGTTCTACATAAGTTCCCTGGGAAAGACTTCAACCACAGCACAAACCTCACCTGGGAGGAGCTACAGGAATTAAACGCTGGTGATTGGTTCCTGAAG ATGGATCCGTTCCGCTCAGTCTCCCAGCTCTCAGAGCAGGAGAAGAAGACAGCTGGGAACCAGAGTGTTCCCTCCCTTCTGCAGTTGCTGGACCTAGCCAAGACTCATAACACCTCTGTCATCTTTGACCTAAAAAATGACGACAACAATGACGCTATCGACACTGTGAACACCATCCTCAAATCTGGCATCCCCCAAGACCTG ATCCTCTGGCTTCCCCCCAAACACAGGGTGGATGTGAGGGAGGTCGCACCAGGGTTCATACAGGTCTACAACAATGTGACTGATATGGACCTTGACAGAGGAGACCATCTGAATGTCAAATACAGTGCGTTGAGTGCCACAGAGATTGG GGAGCTTCGTAGCAGGAATGTGTCAGTGAACCTGTGGGTGGTGAATGAGCCATGGCTCTTCTCTCTGCTCTGGTGCTCGGGGGCCAACTCTGTGACCACCAACGCCTGCTCCCTCCTACAGGACATGACCCAGCCTGACTGGACAATG AGACCTGATAGATACAGAATGATATGGATCATAGTGGACCTGGGGTCATTGCTCATAATGGTCACACTGTTCATTTTACAGAG GGAAAGAGAAGCAAAGAAAGGATTTTCCGGCTGGAAACAGAGAGAACTGTCCCGCTTCTTACCCTCTGAATAG